One Solanum lycopersicum chromosome 2, SLM_r2.1 genomic region harbors:
- the LOC101266081 gene encoding putative B3 domain-containing protein At2g27410 produces MEDDDGGGLKEESCITDFECVDVEKDEAFRKNPFMCEHSVDHYYYLLPRAKRSRIFRRKNPPPTVMPSQSMSQKKDPKIRISLKRKTIETVDEDLSVEGKKTETLFDEKHSKWENREEKRRKIYKPIIDPPVLPDELKEMISGMGVQISQVKLVIQKVLYDTDLSYKHMRMSIPVNQVVRKDFLTPQQKMVLETRDIESNKKSKIQFNLIEPSLEQTKIHLTKWDMSNSSSYVLLNDWMQVVKRNKLKSGMVVQLWSFHQHLVPWLALVSVRQ; encoded by the coding sequence ATGGAAGACGATGATGGTGGTGGGTTGAAAGAAGAGTCCTGTATAACTGATTTTGAATGTGTAGATGTTGAAAAAGATGAAGCTTTTAGAAAGAATCCGTTTATGTGTGAACATTCTGTTGATCACTACTACTATCTTCTCCCAAGGGCTAAAAGAAGCAGAATTTTCAGAAGAAAGAACCCTCCTCCTACTGTTATGCCGTCTCAATCAATGTCACAGAAAAAGGATCCGAAGATTCGAATCTCTCTTAAACGTAAAACAATCGAAACAGTTGATGAAGACCTTTCCGTGGAGGGAAAAAAGACTGAGACTCTGTTCGATGAAAAACATAGTAAGTGGGAAAACAGAgaggaaaagagaagaaagattTATAAACCAATAATTGATCCTCCAGTTTTGCCGGATGAGTTGAAGGAGATGATTTCAGGAATGGGTGTTCAGATTTCTCAAGTGAAACTCGTAATTCAGAAAGTTCTTTATGATACAGATTTGAGCTATAAGCATATGCGTATGTCAATCCCCGTCAACCAAGTGGTGAGAAAGGATTTCTTGACACCACAACAGAAAATGGTGTTGGAGACAAGAGACATTGAGTCCAACAAAAAGAGCAAGATTCAGTTCAACTTGATTGAGCCTTCACTTGAAcaaacaaaaattcatttgacaAAATGGGACATGAGTAACAGCTCAAGTTATGTGTTATTGAATGACTGGATGCAAGTAGTAAAAAGGAATAAACTCAAATCTGGAATGGTGGTGCAGTTGTGGTCATTTCATCAACATTTGGTTCCATGGTTGGCTCTTGTTTCTGTTCGACAATAA